One Cinclus cinclus chromosome 24, bCinCin1.1, whole genome shotgun sequence genomic window carries:
- the ACE gene encoding angiotensin-converting enzyme isoform X1 produces the protein MPAALGLLLWLSLARALRPGLQPPQHDPTEEGAAQFADSYSNTAELVFFDSVSASWNYNTNLTAENAALQVQASLEEQNFTELWGKKAKELYGDKWNNFSDPQLRKIIGSIQTLGPSNLPLEEREQYNTILSDMDKIYSTAKVCLPNGTCWDLEPDLSDIMATSRSYKKLLYAWEGWHNAAGNPLRPKYEKFVNLSNEAYLMDGFNDTGSYWRSWYNSDSFEKDLERIYNQLEPLYLNLHAFVRRKLYDRYGPKYINLKGPIPAHLLGNMWAQQWNNIYDLMIPFPEKPNLDVTSTMVQQGWNATHMFRVSEEFFTSLGLLEMPTEFWEKSMLEKPTDGREVVCHASAWDFYNRKDFRIKQCTSVTMEQLFTVHHEMGHIQYYLQYKDQPVSFRSGANPGFHEAIGDVLSLSVSTPSHLKKIGLLNSATEDEESSINYLLKMALEKIAFLPFGYLIDQWRWNVFSGHTPPSRYNYDWWYLRTKYQGICAPVPRNESNFDPGAKYHIPGNTPYIRYFVSFILQFQFHKALCQAANHTGSLHTCDIYRSKEAGAKLREVLKAGSSKLWQDILLNLTGTGQMDAGPLLEYFSPVTKWLQEQNNKTNEVLGWPEFDWRPPVPEGYPEGIDKIADEAQAREFLSEYNSTAEEVWKSYTEASWAYNTNITDHNKEVMLEKNLAMSKHTLEYGMRARQFDTSDFQDQSVTRILKKLSVIERAALPENELKEYNTLLSDMETTYSVAKVCRENKTCHPLDPDLTNIMANFRDYDELLFAWKGWRDASGKKMRSNYKRYVELSNKAAMLNGYKDNGAYWRSLYETSTFEEDLERLYLQLQPLYLNLHAYVRRALYKKYGAERINLKGPIPAHLLGNMWAQSWSNIFDLVIPYPDATKVDATPAMKKQGWTPKKMFEESDRFFTSLGLIPMPQEFWDKSMIEKPSDGREVVCHASAWDFYNRKDFRIKQCTVVNMDDLITVHHEMGHVQYFLQYKDQPVSFRDGANPGFHEAVGDVMALSVSTPKHLHSINLLDQVMENEESDINYLMSIALDKIAFLPFGYLMDQWRWKVFDGRIKEDEYNKEWWNLRMKYQGLCPPAPRSEDDFDPGAKFHIPANVPYIRYFVSFVIQFQFHQALCDAAGHKGPLHTCDIYQSKEAGKILGDALKLGFSKPWPEAMQLITGQPNMSAEALMSYFEPLMTWLEKKNKKNEEVLGWPEYSWTPYTGMQAQDDSSKTDFLGMSLSKSQATAGGWVLLALALIFLTTTIFLGVKFFSTRRKAFKSSSEMELK, from the exons ATGCCCGCGgcgctggggctgctgctctggctgagcCTGGCCCGAGCCCTGCGGCCCGGCCTCCAGCCCCCCCAGCACGACCCCACCGAGGAAGGGGCCGCCCAGTTCGCCGACAGCTACAGCAACACGGCCGAGCTCGTCTTCTTCGACAGCGTCTCGGCCAGCTGGAATTACAACACCAACCTGACGGCCGaaaatgctgctctgcag GTCCAGGCATCACTGGAGGAGCAGAACTTCACAGAGCTGTGGGGGAAGAAAGCCAAGGAACTCTATGGTGACAAGTGGAATAACTTCAGTGACCCCCAGCTGAGGAAAATAATTGGATCCATCCAGACCTTGGGACCCTCCAACCTGCCCCTGGAGGAGAGAGAGCAG TACAACACGATCCTGAGTGACATGGACAAAATCTACTCCACGGCCAAGGTGTGCCTGCCCAACGGCACCTGCTGGGATCTGGAGCCAG ACCTCTCGGACATCATGGCCACCTCCCGCAGCTACAAGAAGCTCCTGTATGCCTGGGAGGGCTGGCACAACGCTGCGGGGAACCCGCTGCGCCCCAAGTATGAGAAGTTTGTGAATCTGAGCAATGAAGCCTACTTGATGGACG GGTTTAATGACACAGGCAGCTATTGGCGTTCCTGGTACAACTCAGACTCCTTTGAGAAGGACCTGGAGCGCATCTACAACCAGCTGGAGCCACTCTACCTCAACCTGCACGCCTTCGTCCGGAGGAAGCTGTATGATCGCTACGGACCCAAATACATCAACCTGAAgggtcccatccctgctcaccTCCTGG GGAACATGTGGGCTCAGCAGTGGAACAACATCTATGACCTGATGATCCCCTTCCCTGAGAAGCCCAACCTTGATGTCACGAGCACCATGGTGCAGCAG GGCTGGAATGCCACCCACATGTTCCGAGTCTCGGAGGAGTTCTTCACCTCCCTGGGGCTTCTGGAGATGCCCACTGAATTCTGGGAGAAGTCCATGCTGGAAAAGCCGACGGATGGGAGGGAGGTGGTGTGCCACGCCTCGGCCTGGGACTTCTACAACCGCAAGGACTTCAG GATCAAGCAGTGCACATCGGTGACCATGGAGCAGCTGTTCACAGTGCACCATGAGATGGGCCACATCCAGTACTACCTGCAGTACAAGGACCAGCCCGTGTCCTTCCGCAGCGGGGCCAACCCTGGCTTCCACGAGGCCATCGGCGAtgtcctgtccctctctgtCTCCACCCCCAGCCACCTCAAGAAAATCGGTCTCCTCAACAGTGCTACTGAGGATGAAG AGAGCAGTATCAACTATCTGTTGAAGATGGCCCTGGAGAAGATTGCCTTTCTGCCCTTTGGCTACCTCATTGACCAGTGGCGCTGGAACGTGTTCAGTGGCCACACGCCACCAAGCCGTTACAACTACGACTGGTGGTATCTGAG AACCAAATACCAGGGTATCTGTGCTCCAGTTCCAAGGAATGAAAGCAACTTTGACCCTGGAGCAAAGTACCACATCCCAGGGAACACTCCTTACATCAG GTACTTTGTGAGCTTCATCCTCCAGTTCCAGTTTCACAAGGCCCTGTGCCAGGCAGCCAACCACACTGGTTCCCTGCACACCTGTGACATCTACAGGTCCAAAGAGGCTGGAGCCAAACTCAG GGAAGTGTTGAAAGCTGGGTCCTCAAAGTTGTGGCAGGATATCCTCTTGAATCTCACTGGCACAGGTCAGATGGACGCTGGTCCCCTTCTGGAGTATTTCAGCCCTGTCACCAAGTGGCTTCAGGAGCAGAACAACAAGACCAATGAGGTGCTGGGCTGGCCTGAGTTTGACTGGCGTCCCCCTGTCCCTGAAGGCTACCCTGAAGGCATTG ACAAAATAGCAGACGAGGCACAAGCTAGAGAGTTCTTGTCTGAGTACAACAGCACAGCTGAAGAAGTGTGGAAATCCTATACTGAGGCATCCTGGGCCTACAACACCAACATCACTGACCACAACAAGGAGGTCATG CTGGAGAAGAACTTGGCCATGTCCAAGCACACCCTGGAGTACGGCATGAGGGCCAGGCAGTTTGACACCTCTGACTTCCAGGACCAAAGCGTCACCCGCATCCTCAAGAAGCTGAGTGTCATTGAGAGGGCAGCCCTACCTGAGAATGAGCTGAAGGAG TATAACACCCTCCTCTCAGATATGGAGACCACATACAGCGTGGCCAAGGTCTGCAGGGAGAACAAAACCTGTCACCCACTGGATCCTG ATCTCACAAACATCATGGCCAACTTTCGGGACTACGATGAGCTCCTCTTCGCCTGGAAGGGCTGGCGGGATGCTTCTGGGAAGAAGATGAGGAGCAACTACAAGAGATATGTGGAACTGAGCAACAAGGCAGCCATGCTCAATG GCTACAAAGACAACGGGGCCTACTGGAGATCCCTGTATGAGACATCCACCTTCGAGGAAGATCTGGAGAGGCTGtatctgcagctgcagcccctgtaCCTCAACCTACATGCTTATGTACGCCGAGCCCTCTATAAAAAGTATGGTGCAGAGCGTATAAACCTGAagggtcccatccctgcccatctACTAG GAAACATGTGGGCTCAGTCATGGTCCAATATTTTTGACCTGGTCATACCTTACCCAGATGCCACCAAGGTGGATGCCACCCCGGCCATGAAAAAACAG GGCTGGACACCCAAGAAAATGTTTGAAGAGTCGGACCGTTTCTTCACCTCTCTGGGCCTCATCCCAATGCCACAGGAGTTCTGGGACAAGTCCATGATCGAGAAGCCATCGGATGGGCGGGAGGTGGTGTGCCACGCCTCAGCCTGGGATTTCTACAACCGCAAGGACTTCAG GATCAAGCAGTGCACCGTGGTGAACATGGATGACCTCATCACAGTGCACCATGAGATGGGCCACGTCCAGTATTTCCTGCAGTACAAGGACCAGCCTGTCTCCTTCCGCGATGGGGCCAACCCTGGCTTCCACGAGGCTGTTGGAGATGTCATGGCCTTGTCTGTCTCCACCCCCAAACACCTGCATAGCATCAATCTGCTGGACCAAGTCATGGAAAACGAAG AAAGTGATATTAACTACCTGATGAGCATCGCCCTGGACAAAATCGCTTTCCTGCCCTTTGGGTACCTCATGGACCAGTGGCGCTGGAAGGTGTTTGATGGCCGGATCAAGGAGGATGAGTACAACAAGGAGTGGTGGAACCTGAG GATGAAGTACCAGGGCTTGTGCCCACCAGCACCGAGGTCTGAAGATGACTTTGATCCCGGGGCAAAGTTCCACATCCCTGCCAACGTCCCTTACATTAG GTACTTTGTCAGCTTTGtcatccagttccagttccacCAGGCACTCTGTGATGCAGCTGGGCACAAGGGTCCCCTGCACACCTGTGACATCTACCAGTCCAAGGAGGCCGGGAAGATCTTGGG GGATGCCTTGAAGCTGGGTTTCAGCAAGCCGTGGCCCGAAGCCATGCAGCTCATCACAGGGCAGCCCAACATGTCAGCAGAGGCCCTGATGAGCTACTTTGAGCCTCTCATGACGTggctggagaaaaagaacaagaagaatGAGGAGGTCCTGGGCTGGCCTGAGTACAGCTGGACTCCTTACACAGGtatgcagg cccaagaTGACTCCAGCAAAACTGATTTCCTGGGAATGTCCCTGAGCAAAAGTCAAGCCACAGCAGGTGGCTGGGTCCTGCTTGCCCTGGCACTCATCTTCCTGACCACCACCATCTTCTTGGGTGTCAAGTTCTTCTCAACCAGGAGAAAGGCCTTCAAATCCAGCTCAGAAATGGAACTGAAATAA
- the ACE gene encoding angiotensin-converting enzyme isoform X2 — protein MPAALGLLLWLSLARALRPGLQPPQHDPTEEGAAQFADSYSNTAELVFFDSVSASWNYNTNLTAENAALQVQASLEEQNFTELWGKKAKELYGDKWNNFSDPQLRKIIGSIQTLGPSNLPLEEREQYNTILSDMDKIYSTAKVCLPNGTCWDLEPDLSDIMATSRSYKKLLYAWEGWHNAAGNPLRPKYEKFVNLSNEAYLMDGFNDTGSYWRSWYNSDSFEKDLERIYNQLEPLYLNLHAFVRRKLYDRYGPKYINLKGPIPAHLLGNMWAQQWNNIYDLMIPFPEKPNLDVTSTMVQQGWNATHMFRVSEEFFTSLGLLEMPTEFWEKSMLEKPTDGREVVCHASAWDFYNRKDFRIKQCTSVTMEQLFTVHHEMGHIQYYLQYKDQPVSFRSGANPGFHEAIGDVLSLSVSTPSHLKKIGLLNSATEDEESSINYLLKMALEKIAFLPFGYLIDQWRWNVFSGHTPPSRYNYDWWYLRTKYQGICAPVPRNESNFDPGAKYHIPGNTPYIRYFVSFILQFQFHKALCQAANHTGSLHTCDIYRSKEAGAKLREVLKAGSSKLWQDILLNLTGTGQMDAGPLLEYFSPVTKWLQEQNNKTNEVLGWPEFDWRPPVPEGYPEGIDKIADEAQAREFLSEYNSTAEEVWKSYTEASWAYNTNITDHNKEVMLEKNLAMSKHTLEYGMRARQFDTSDFQDQSVTRILKKLSVIERAALPENELKEYNTLLSDMETTYSVAKVCRENKTCHPLDPDLTNIMANFRDYDELLFAWKGWRDASGKKMRSNYKRYVELSNKAAMLNGYKDNGAYWRSLYETSTFEEDLERLYLQLQPLYLNLHAYVRRALYKKYGAERINLKGPIPAHLLGNMWAQSWSNIFDLVIPYPDATKVDATPAMKKQGWTPKKMFEESDRFFTSLGLIPMPQEFWDKSMIEKPSDGREVVCHASAWDFYNRKDFRIKQCTVVNMDDLITVHHEMGHVQYFLQYKDQPVSFRDGANPGFHEAVGDVMALSVSTPKHLHSINLLDQVMENEESDINYLMSIALDKIAFLPFGYLMDQWRWKVFDGRIKEDEYNKEWWNLRMKYQGLCPPAPRSEDDFDPGAKFHIPANVPYIRYFVSFVIQFQFHQALCDAAGHKGPLHTCDIYQSKEAGKILGDALKLGFSKPWPEAMQLITGQPNMSAEALMSYFEPLMTWLEKKNKKNEEVLGWPEYSWTPYTGMQDDSSKTDFLGMSLSKSQATAGGWVLLALALIFLTTTIFLGVKFFSTRRKAFKSSSEMELK, from the exons ATGCCCGCGgcgctggggctgctgctctggctgagcCTGGCCCGAGCCCTGCGGCCCGGCCTCCAGCCCCCCCAGCACGACCCCACCGAGGAAGGGGCCGCCCAGTTCGCCGACAGCTACAGCAACACGGCCGAGCTCGTCTTCTTCGACAGCGTCTCGGCCAGCTGGAATTACAACACCAACCTGACGGCCGaaaatgctgctctgcag GTCCAGGCATCACTGGAGGAGCAGAACTTCACAGAGCTGTGGGGGAAGAAAGCCAAGGAACTCTATGGTGACAAGTGGAATAACTTCAGTGACCCCCAGCTGAGGAAAATAATTGGATCCATCCAGACCTTGGGACCCTCCAACCTGCCCCTGGAGGAGAGAGAGCAG TACAACACGATCCTGAGTGACATGGACAAAATCTACTCCACGGCCAAGGTGTGCCTGCCCAACGGCACCTGCTGGGATCTGGAGCCAG ACCTCTCGGACATCATGGCCACCTCCCGCAGCTACAAGAAGCTCCTGTATGCCTGGGAGGGCTGGCACAACGCTGCGGGGAACCCGCTGCGCCCCAAGTATGAGAAGTTTGTGAATCTGAGCAATGAAGCCTACTTGATGGACG GGTTTAATGACACAGGCAGCTATTGGCGTTCCTGGTACAACTCAGACTCCTTTGAGAAGGACCTGGAGCGCATCTACAACCAGCTGGAGCCACTCTACCTCAACCTGCACGCCTTCGTCCGGAGGAAGCTGTATGATCGCTACGGACCCAAATACATCAACCTGAAgggtcccatccctgctcaccTCCTGG GGAACATGTGGGCTCAGCAGTGGAACAACATCTATGACCTGATGATCCCCTTCCCTGAGAAGCCCAACCTTGATGTCACGAGCACCATGGTGCAGCAG GGCTGGAATGCCACCCACATGTTCCGAGTCTCGGAGGAGTTCTTCACCTCCCTGGGGCTTCTGGAGATGCCCACTGAATTCTGGGAGAAGTCCATGCTGGAAAAGCCGACGGATGGGAGGGAGGTGGTGTGCCACGCCTCGGCCTGGGACTTCTACAACCGCAAGGACTTCAG GATCAAGCAGTGCACATCGGTGACCATGGAGCAGCTGTTCACAGTGCACCATGAGATGGGCCACATCCAGTACTACCTGCAGTACAAGGACCAGCCCGTGTCCTTCCGCAGCGGGGCCAACCCTGGCTTCCACGAGGCCATCGGCGAtgtcctgtccctctctgtCTCCACCCCCAGCCACCTCAAGAAAATCGGTCTCCTCAACAGTGCTACTGAGGATGAAG AGAGCAGTATCAACTATCTGTTGAAGATGGCCCTGGAGAAGATTGCCTTTCTGCCCTTTGGCTACCTCATTGACCAGTGGCGCTGGAACGTGTTCAGTGGCCACACGCCACCAAGCCGTTACAACTACGACTGGTGGTATCTGAG AACCAAATACCAGGGTATCTGTGCTCCAGTTCCAAGGAATGAAAGCAACTTTGACCCTGGAGCAAAGTACCACATCCCAGGGAACACTCCTTACATCAG GTACTTTGTGAGCTTCATCCTCCAGTTCCAGTTTCACAAGGCCCTGTGCCAGGCAGCCAACCACACTGGTTCCCTGCACACCTGTGACATCTACAGGTCCAAAGAGGCTGGAGCCAAACTCAG GGAAGTGTTGAAAGCTGGGTCCTCAAAGTTGTGGCAGGATATCCTCTTGAATCTCACTGGCACAGGTCAGATGGACGCTGGTCCCCTTCTGGAGTATTTCAGCCCTGTCACCAAGTGGCTTCAGGAGCAGAACAACAAGACCAATGAGGTGCTGGGCTGGCCTGAGTTTGACTGGCGTCCCCCTGTCCCTGAAGGCTACCCTGAAGGCATTG ACAAAATAGCAGACGAGGCACAAGCTAGAGAGTTCTTGTCTGAGTACAACAGCACAGCTGAAGAAGTGTGGAAATCCTATACTGAGGCATCCTGGGCCTACAACACCAACATCACTGACCACAACAAGGAGGTCATG CTGGAGAAGAACTTGGCCATGTCCAAGCACACCCTGGAGTACGGCATGAGGGCCAGGCAGTTTGACACCTCTGACTTCCAGGACCAAAGCGTCACCCGCATCCTCAAGAAGCTGAGTGTCATTGAGAGGGCAGCCCTACCTGAGAATGAGCTGAAGGAG TATAACACCCTCCTCTCAGATATGGAGACCACATACAGCGTGGCCAAGGTCTGCAGGGAGAACAAAACCTGTCACCCACTGGATCCTG ATCTCACAAACATCATGGCCAACTTTCGGGACTACGATGAGCTCCTCTTCGCCTGGAAGGGCTGGCGGGATGCTTCTGGGAAGAAGATGAGGAGCAACTACAAGAGATATGTGGAACTGAGCAACAAGGCAGCCATGCTCAATG GCTACAAAGACAACGGGGCCTACTGGAGATCCCTGTATGAGACATCCACCTTCGAGGAAGATCTGGAGAGGCTGtatctgcagctgcagcccctgtaCCTCAACCTACATGCTTATGTACGCCGAGCCCTCTATAAAAAGTATGGTGCAGAGCGTATAAACCTGAagggtcccatccctgcccatctACTAG GAAACATGTGGGCTCAGTCATGGTCCAATATTTTTGACCTGGTCATACCTTACCCAGATGCCACCAAGGTGGATGCCACCCCGGCCATGAAAAAACAG GGCTGGACACCCAAGAAAATGTTTGAAGAGTCGGACCGTTTCTTCACCTCTCTGGGCCTCATCCCAATGCCACAGGAGTTCTGGGACAAGTCCATGATCGAGAAGCCATCGGATGGGCGGGAGGTGGTGTGCCACGCCTCAGCCTGGGATTTCTACAACCGCAAGGACTTCAG GATCAAGCAGTGCACCGTGGTGAACATGGATGACCTCATCACAGTGCACCATGAGATGGGCCACGTCCAGTATTTCCTGCAGTACAAGGACCAGCCTGTCTCCTTCCGCGATGGGGCCAACCCTGGCTTCCACGAGGCTGTTGGAGATGTCATGGCCTTGTCTGTCTCCACCCCCAAACACCTGCATAGCATCAATCTGCTGGACCAAGTCATGGAAAACGAAG AAAGTGATATTAACTACCTGATGAGCATCGCCCTGGACAAAATCGCTTTCCTGCCCTTTGGGTACCTCATGGACCAGTGGCGCTGGAAGGTGTTTGATGGCCGGATCAAGGAGGATGAGTACAACAAGGAGTGGTGGAACCTGAG GATGAAGTACCAGGGCTTGTGCCCACCAGCACCGAGGTCTGAAGATGACTTTGATCCCGGGGCAAAGTTCCACATCCCTGCCAACGTCCCTTACATTAG GTACTTTGTCAGCTTTGtcatccagttccagttccacCAGGCACTCTGTGATGCAGCTGGGCACAAGGGTCCCCTGCACACCTGTGACATCTACCAGTCCAAGGAGGCCGGGAAGATCTTGGG GGATGCCTTGAAGCTGGGTTTCAGCAAGCCGTGGCCCGAAGCCATGCAGCTCATCACAGGGCAGCCCAACATGTCAGCAGAGGCCCTGATGAGCTACTTTGAGCCTCTCATGACGTggctggagaaaaagaacaagaagaatGAGGAGGTCCTGGGCTGGCCTGAGTACAGCTGGACTCCTTACACAGGtatgcagg aTGACTCCAGCAAAACTGATTTCCTGGGAATGTCCCTGAGCAAAAGTCAAGCCACAGCAGGTGGCTGGGTCCTGCTTGCCCTGGCACTCATCTTCCTGACCACCACCATCTTCTTGGGTGTCAAGTTCTTCTCAACCAGGAGAAAGGCCTTCAAATCCAGCTCAGAAATGGAACTGAAATAA